The following proteins come from a genomic window of Winogradskyella sp. PC-19:
- a CDS encoding LolA family protein has product MKKLSILFALIITSSVFAQDKAETLLNDVSKKVKAYENISVDFKYELNNVSENITQETKGDVTIQGNKYVLNVLGVTRIYDGKTLYNISPEDEEVTISSENTEDEGTITPSKMLSFYEDGYNYKMDIVQNVKGRKIQYVKLTPIDSNSDIKHVLLGIDATTKHIYNLIEVGKNGTKTILTVNSFKTNQAIPKTLFTFDENKYSDYYINKID; this is encoded by the coding sequence ATGAAAAAATTAAGTATTCTTTTTGCCCTGATTATTACAAGTAGTGTTTTTGCACAAGACAAAGCAGAAACGCTTTTGAATGACGTAAGTAAAAAAGTAAAAGCTTACGAAAATATTAGTGTAGATTTTAAATATGAGTTAAATAATGTCAGCGAAAATATAACTCAAGAAACTAAGGGCGATGTTACTATTCAAGGTAACAAATATGTTTTAAATGTATTAGGCGTTACTCGTATCTACGATGGCAAAACACTTTACAATATTAGCCCTGAGGACGAAGAAGTTACCATTTCTTCTGAAAATACAGAAGATGAAGGTACAATTACACCTAGTAAAATGCTATCCTTTTACGAAGATGGTTACAATTACAAAATGGATATTGTTCAAAATGTAAAAGGTAGAAAAATTCAGTATGTTAAGCTTACTCCAATAGATAGCAATTCGGATATTAAACATGTGCTTTTAGGGATTGATGCCACAACAAAACACATATATAACTTAATTGAAGTTGGGAAAAATGGAACGAAAACAATTTTAACCGTTAATTCTTTTAAAACCAACCAAGCTATCCCAAAAACTCTATTTACTTTTGATGAAAATAAATATTCAGATTATTACATCAATAAAATAGATTAA
- the ribB gene encoding 3,4-dihydroxy-2-butanone-4-phosphate synthase produces the protein MITETVSTKVVLNTIEEAIEDIRKGKVIIVVDDENRENEGDFLAAAETVTPEMINFMATHGRGLICTPLTEQRCKELDLNMMVRNNTDPMETAFTVSVDLRGNGVTTGISASDRSKTVKALVDKSTKPFDLARPGHIFPLVAKEGGVLRRTGHTEAAIDFARLAGFEPAGCIVEIMNEDGTMARLPQLATVAEKFDLKIVSIEDLVAYRMEHDSLIEKKEDFDIETRFGTFRLRAYEQTTNNQIHIALTKGSWNSGDEVLTRINSTLVNNDILGTLTNNADQKLDGMFNVVNQAKKGAIVFINQQNQSMNLLNRLSVLKDNQKTGEITKAPSIAMDNKDFGIGAQILHDLNISKIQLISNSKQTKRVGMIGYGLEIIDYVNY, from the coding sequence ATGATTACAGAAACTGTGAGCACAAAAGTCGTCCTAAATACCATTGAAGAAGCTATTGAAGATATCCGAAAAGGAAAAGTTATCATTGTTGTAGATGATGAAAATAGAGAAAATGAAGGAGATTTTTTAGCTGCAGCAGAAACTGTAACGCCAGAGATGATTAACTTCATGGCTACTCACGGCCGCGGTCTAATATGCACGCCACTTACAGAGCAAAGATGTAAAGAGTTAGACCTAAACATGATGGTACGCAATAACACCGATCCAATGGAAACTGCCTTTACTGTATCTGTAGATCTTAGAGGTAATGGTGTGACTACAGGTATTTCTGCAAGTGATCGCTCTAAAACAGTAAAAGCTCTAGTTGATAAAAGTACCAAACCTTTTGATTTAGCAAGACCAGGACATATCTTTCCTCTTGTCGCAAAAGAAGGTGGTGTTTTAAGACGCACTGGACATACAGAAGCTGCTATTGATTTTGCTCGATTAGCTGGTTTTGAACCTGCAGGTTGTATTGTAGAAATCATGAACGAAGATGGAACAATGGCTCGTTTACCTCAACTTGCTACTGTCGCAGAAAAATTTGATTTAAAAATTGTTTCGATTGAAGACTTAGTCGCTTACCGCATGGAGCATGACTCTTTAATCGAAAAGAAAGAAGATTTTGATATAGAAACACGCTTTGGCACTTTTAGACTTCGTGCATATGAGCAGACGACTAATAATCAAATACATATTGCACTTACAAAAGGTAGTTGGAACTCAGGTGACGAGGTTTTAACCCGAATCAATTCAACATTGGTAAATAATGATATTTTAGGGACGCTGACTAATAACGCTGACCAGAAGTTAGACGGTATGTTTAATGTAGTTAACCAAGCCAAAAAAGGAGCTATTGTTTTTATTAATCAACAAAACCAGTCTATGAATTTATTGAATAGACTTTCTGTATTAAAAGACAATCAAAAAACAGGAGAAATTACCAAAGCACCAAGTATAGCTATGGACAACAAGGATTTTGGAATTGGTGCGCAGATTTTACATGATTTGAATATCAGTAAAATACAATTGATTTCTAACAGCAAACAAACTAAACGAGTAGGAATGATTGGGTATGGTTTAGAGATTATCGACTACGTAAATTACTAA
- a CDS encoding LptF/LptG family permease, which produces MKILDRYILKTYLNTFVSIFIIFMFIFVLQGLWLYISELAGKDLDIVTTLKFIFYYSPKLIPLVVPLTVLLASIMVFGNFAENYEFAAMKSTGISLQRAMRSLSVFIVALGFGCFLFANNVIPWGEYNFYNLRRNIAKVKPALAIAEGQFNEIGNINIRVENKSGERGQFLDKVIIHQKKSFKRGNYTTIIAEKGELKSAEDSNILKLELTNGNFYDELITRDTREFIKRKPHAQSQFKTYTINIDLGNLGNVDMDEKSSDDRYTMLSVGELTKKIDTLYNERKEDYKELSTSLYNRSTYASLATSIESKNDSIYDTDILDLFNTKTKVQILDLAFRTATTTSQILQTNQNTYKARTTERNKYIISLHEKYALGFACIILFFVGAPLGALIRKGGIGLPMVIAILLFLSYHFIGIFIKNNAKSDAIDPALGTWLSTLIMLPLSIYLTHRATNDRGLINLDFITVPIKKLFAFKSKSELNDIKNIQSYSYYNKHSVEELIIIVKNQNEYDLDKKPKQIALQHLFDRKITIDELEDNSLIVPNKIKTAKSELKDYIDYSTTSLVTFSLGAIFLVLHFVFKNNKLPELSEIVKTLSFISLGIFGLYVIVSSIYYSKFYKSIGQIKKRVNPILLILSLPFYPVKHFILKSRVKEDFHLSCLKEIK; this is translated from the coding sequence TTGAAAATTTTAGACAGGTACATACTAAAAACCTACCTAAATACATTTGTGAGCATATTTATAATATTTATGTTCATTTTTGTTTTACAAGGTCTATGGCTTTACATCTCTGAACTAGCTGGTAAGGATTTAGATATTGTTACTACGCTAAAGTTTATTTTTTATTACTCACCCAAGCTTATTCCATTAGTTGTTCCGCTTACAGTCTTATTAGCCTCAATAATGGTTTTTGGTAATTTTGCTGAAAACTATGAGTTTGCTGCAATGAAATCCACAGGTATTTCTCTACAACGTGCAATGCGAAGTCTTTCGGTATTTATAGTAGCGTTGGGTTTTGGCTGTTTTTTATTTGCTAATAACGTTATTCCTTGGGGTGAATATAATTTTTATAACCTAAGACGAAATATTGCAAAAGTAAAACCTGCACTTGCTATTGCCGAAGGTCAGTTTAATGAAATTGGCAACATTAATATTAGAGTTGAAAATAAAAGCGGTGAACGTGGACAGTTTTTAGACAAAGTTATTATACACCAAAAGAAATCTTTTAAGCGCGGAAATTATACCACAATTATAGCAGAAAAAGGAGAACTTAAAAGTGCTGAGGATTCTAATATTCTGAAATTAGAGCTTACAAATGGTAATTTTTATGATGAATTAATCACAAGAGATACTAGGGAATTTATTAAGCGAAAACCTCATGCGCAAAGTCAATTTAAAACATACACTATAAACATTGACCTTGGAAACTTAGGTAATGTAGACATGGATGAAAAAAGTAGTGACGACAGATACACAATGCTTAGTGTTGGGGAATTGACTAAAAAAATTGACACCTTATACAACGAAAGAAAAGAAGATTATAAGGAATTATCTACCAGCTTGTACAACAGAAGTACGTATGCGAGCCTAGCAACAAGTATCGAATCAAAAAACGATAGTATTTACGATACTGACATCCTTGACTTATTTAATACAAAAACAAAAGTTCAAATACTTGATTTAGCTTTTCGAACAGCCACGACTACTTCTCAAATACTTCAAACCAATCAAAATACATATAAAGCTAGAACAACAGAACGCAATAAATACATCATTTCATTGCATGAAAAATATGCCCTAGGTTTTGCTTGTATTATTCTCTTTTTTGTTGGTGCACCATTAGGCGCATTAATAAGAAAAGGCGGTATTGGATTACCAATGGTAATTGCTATATTATTATTTTTAAGCTATCATTTTATAGGGATATTTATTAAAAATAATGCCAAAAGTGATGCGATTGACCCTGCACTTGGCACATGGTTATCGACTTTAATAATGTTGCCCTTAAGTATCTATTTAACACACAGAGCTACAAATGATCGAGGATTGATAAATCTCGATTTTATAACAGTTCCTATTAAAAAGTTATTTGCTTTCAAGTCTAAGTCAGAGTTGAATGATATTAAAAATATCCAATCTTACAGTTATTACAATAAACATTCAGTTGAAGAACTAATTATTATTGTTAAAAATCAAAATGAATATGACTTAGATAAAAAGCCAAAACAAATTGCGCTTCAGCATTTATTTGACAGAAAAATTACAATAGATGAACTAGAGGATAATTCGTTAATAGTTCCAAATAAGATTAAAACTGCAAAATCAGAATTAAAAGATTATATAGACTACTCTACAACAAGCCTAGTAACCTTTAGTTTGGGAGCTATATTTTTAGTACTGCACTTTGTATTTAAGAACAATAAACTTCCTGAGTTATCAGAAATTGTAAAAACACTGAGTTTTATTTCATTAGGAATTTTTGGTCTTTATGTTATAGTGTCCTCAATTTATTATTCGAAATTTTATAAGTCTATAGGGCAAATCAAGAAAAGAGTAAACCCAATACTTTTGATATTAAGCCTACCTTTTTATCCTGTAAAGCATTTTATACTAAAGTCTAGAGTCAAAGAAGACTTCCACTTGAGTTGCCTTAAGGAAATAAAATAA